One genomic region from Salinicola endophyticus encodes:
- the sufT gene encoding putative Fe-S cluster assembly protein SufT yields MDAKHGLYKGQEMPLQRDVEVISIPFGKTITLPEDSVVAVMQAKGSSVSVSYEGRLYLIEGQDLDALGLTPTPRPTLDPAASEEEMEAFVWEQLRTCFDPEIPVNIVELGLVYGCRIERLLSGERMVTIRMTLTAPGCGMGDVIAEDARRKILGAPQFSKVHVEIVFDPPWSREMMSEEARLELGMF; encoded by the coding sequence ATGGATGCGAAGCACGGACTCTACAAGGGGCAGGAGATGCCCCTGCAGCGGGATGTCGAGGTGATCTCGATCCCCTTCGGCAAGACCATCACGCTGCCCGAGGATAGCGTGGTGGCGGTGATGCAGGCCAAGGGAAGTTCGGTGAGTGTCTCCTACGAGGGGCGGCTCTATCTGATCGAGGGCCAGGACCTCGATGCCCTGGGGCTGACGCCGACACCGCGCCCGACACTCGACCCGGCGGCCTCCGAGGAGGAGATGGAGGCCTTCGTGTGGGAGCAGTTGCGCACCTGCTTCGATCCCGAGATCCCGGTCAATATCGTCGAGCTGGGGCTGGTCTATGGCTGCCGTATCGAGCGTCTGCTCAGCGGCGAGCGTATGGTGACCATCCGTATGACGCTGACCGCGCCCGGCTGCGGAATGGGCGACGTGATCGCCGAGGATGCCCGGCGCAAGATCCTGGGTGCGCCGCAGTTCTCCAAGGTGCACGTGGAAATCGTGTTTGATCCCCCCTGGAGCCGTGAGATGATGAGTGAAGAGGCGCGCCTGGAACTGGGCATGTTCTGA
- the sufD gene encoding Fe-S cluster assembly protein SufD, with protein sequence MSAPERFLERLNARRENDPSWVAARRQAGAARFAAVGFPTRRDEAWKYTDVRAIAEGDFALATDAEFSPERLDACALELDAHRLVLVDGRFNAELSSLDALPTGVSVMPLSQALENNHEQVGGSLGRLAGVDFSAFTALNTAFADEGAVVRLAPGTVVDKPIYVVLISRANAQAVMSHPRVLIEAGARSEATVIEHYTGEDGAANFTNVVTEALLERGAIVNHYKLQEAALGDLHVASIHADQGRDSRFNSFNLNLGGSLVRTDLVTDLNAEGAEAAYYGLFFLQGRQHVDNHTLVNHNAPRTFSNESYKGILDDRSHGVFNGKVYVKKDAQQIEAYQNNANLLLSDRAEIDTKPELVIYADDVKCSHGATTGQLDEDAVYALRTRGIDTAMARGLLTLAFAGEVMEQVKLGEIAERVERAVAGRLPERFNLADLVETAEAVQEA encoded by the coding sequence ATGAGTGCACCGGAACGCTTTCTCGAGCGTCTGAACGCGCGTCGCGAGAACGATCCGAGCTGGGTGGCGGCACGGCGCCAGGCCGGCGCGGCACGCTTCGCGGCGGTCGGTTTCCCGACCCGGCGCGACGAGGCGTGGAAATATACCGACGTACGCGCCATCGCCGAGGGTGACTTCGCCCTGGCCACGGACGCCGAGTTCTCGCCCGAGCGTCTCGACGCCTGCGCCCTCGAACTCGACGCCCATCGCCTGGTGCTGGTCGATGGTCGCTTCAACGCCGAGCTGTCGTCGCTCGACGCGCTGCCCACCGGCGTCAGCGTGATGCCGCTGTCGCAGGCGTTGGAGAACAATCACGAGCAGGTCGGTGGCAGCCTGGGCCGTCTGGCCGGCGTCGACTTCTCCGCCTTCACCGCGCTCAACACCGCCTTCGCCGATGAAGGGGCGGTGGTGCGTCTGGCACCGGGCACCGTGGTCGACAAGCCGATCTACGTGGTGCTGATCTCGCGCGCCAACGCGCAGGCGGTGATGAGCCACCCGCGGGTGCTGATCGAGGCCGGCGCGCGCAGCGAGGCGACCGTGATCGAACACTACACCGGCGAAGACGGGGCGGCCAACTTCACCAACGTGGTGACCGAGGCGCTGCTCGAACGCGGTGCCATCGTCAACCACTACAAGCTGCAAGAGGCTGCGCTCGGCGACCTGCACGTGGCCAGCATCCACGCCGATCAGGGCCGCGACAGCCGCTTCAACTCGTTCAACCTCAATCTGGGCGGTAGCCTGGTGCGCACCGACCTGGTCACCGACCTCAATGCCGAAGGTGCCGAGGCGGCCTACTACGGGCTGTTCTTCCTGCAGGGGCGCCAGCACGTCGACAACCACACGCTGGTCAACCACAACGCGCCGCGGACCTTCTCCAACGAGAGCTACAAGGGCATCCTCGACGATCGCTCCCACGGCGTGTTCAACGGCAAGGTCTACGTCAAGAAGGACGCTCAGCAGATCGAGGCGTACCAGAACAACGCCAACCTGCTGCTGTCGGATCGGGCCGAGATCGACACCAAGCCGGAGCTGGTGATCTACGCCGACGACGTCAAGTGCTCCCACGGCGCGACCACCGGCCAGCTCGACGAGGACGCGGTGTATGCGCTGCGCACCCGCGGCATCGACACGGCGATGGCGCGGGGTCTGCTGACCCTGGCCTTCGCCGGCGAGGTGATGGAGCAGGTCAAGCTGGGCGAGATCGCCGAGCGCGTCGAACGTGCGGTGGCTGGGCGCCTGCCGGAACGCTTCAACCTGGCCGATCTGGTCGAGACCGCCGAGGCGGTGCAGGAGGCTTGA
- a CDS encoding ElyC/SanA/YdcF family protein: MLRILKGLIKTLLVGLVLLVLGVVAINLWVLHHTQSRIEHDVLLCRPQPVGLVFGTAQWLRAGGPNPYYRARMETAAELLRLNRVQHLLLSGDNRTRYYNEPVSMWRSLRHRNVEDAHMTLDYAGFSTFDSVVRAKEVFGAKRLMLISQAWHLPRALFIADALGLDVSGCAVPDEGIAGEWQLRLREWLARAATFGDLYLWGREPYFLGPLEPIQLSP, from the coding sequence ATGCTGCGAATACTGAAGGGCCTGATCAAGACGCTGCTGGTCGGACTCGTGCTGCTCGTGCTCGGCGTCGTCGCGATCAATCTATGGGTGCTTCACCACACCCAGTCGCGTATCGAACACGATGTTCTGCTGTGTCGGCCGCAGCCGGTGGGGCTGGTCTTCGGCACCGCCCAATGGCTACGCGCGGGTGGACCCAACCCCTACTATCGGGCACGCATGGAGACGGCCGCGGAATTGCTGCGTCTCAATCGCGTGCAGCACCTGCTGCTCTCCGGCGATAACCGCACCCGCTATTACAACGAGCCGGTGAGCATGTGGCGCTCGCTGCGCCACCGTAACGTCGAGGACGCGCACATGACTCTCGACTACGCCGGATTCAGCACCTTCGATAGCGTGGTGCGGGCCAAGGAGGTGTTCGGGGCCAAGCGCCTGATGCTGATCTCGCAGGCGTGGCATCTGCCACGGGCGCTGTTCATCGCCGATGCGCTGGGGCTCGATGTCAGCGGATGTGCGGTGCCCGACGAAGGGATCGCCGGTGAGTGGCAGCTCAGGCTGCGCGAGTGGCTGGCGCGGGCGGCGACCTTCGGCGATCTCTACCTGTGGGGGCGCGAGCCCTATTTTCTCGGCCCGCTGGAGCCAATCCAGCTATCGCCGTAA
- a CDS encoding cysteine desulfurase, with protein sequence MTAITDLTLDVAAVRQDFPILEREVHGKPLIYLDNAATSQTPTAVIESLSDYYRRYNANIHRGLHTLADEATAAFEGARARIQAHLNAFEPREIVFTRGTTEAINLVANSWGRANLQPGDEVLVSLMEHHSNIVPWQLLAQELGIVVRVIPVDERGVLDLAAYRDLLGERTRLVCVNHVSNALGTVNPVAEMARDAHAHGALILVDGAQALPHQRVDVQALDVDFYAFSGHKVYGPMGIGALYARAALLEAMPPWQGGGEMISRVSFDRGTEFAAIPHRFEAGTPAVAEAIALNAALDWVDGIGIERLAAWEQWLLAHATQKLENIDGLRIIGTAPDKASVISFVVDGAHAQDIGLLIDQLGVAIRTGHHCAQPLLQHFGVEATCRASLAVYNTPEEVDAFVEALERVLGMLR encoded by the coding sequence ATGACCGCGATCACCGATTTGACCCTGGACGTGGCCGCGGTGCGCCAAGACTTTCCGATCCTGGAGCGGGAAGTTCACGGCAAGCCGCTGATCTATCTCGATAACGCGGCGACCAGTCAGACGCCCACGGCGGTGATCGAGAGCCTGAGCGACTACTATCGCCGCTACAACGCCAACATCCACCGCGGGTTGCACACCCTGGCCGATGAGGCGACCGCCGCCTTCGAGGGCGCGCGGGCACGGATCCAGGCACATCTCAACGCCTTCGAGCCGCGCGAGATCGTGTTCACCCGTGGCACCACCGAAGCGATCAATCTGGTCGCCAACAGCTGGGGGCGGGCCAACCTCCAGCCGGGTGACGAGGTGCTGGTGTCGCTGATGGAGCACCACTCCAATATCGTGCCGTGGCAGCTGCTGGCGCAGGAGTTGGGCATCGTGGTGCGGGTGATCCCGGTGGACGAGCGCGGTGTGCTCGATCTCGCCGCCTACCGTGATCTGCTCGGTGAGCGCACCCGGCTGGTGTGCGTCAACCATGTCTCCAATGCCCTGGGTACGGTCAACCCGGTGGCCGAGATGGCACGCGACGCCCACGCCCACGGGGCCTTGATCCTGGTCGACGGTGCTCAGGCGCTGCCGCACCAGCGGGTCGACGTGCAGGCGCTGGATGTCGACTTCTACGCCTTCTCGGGCCACAAGGTCTACGGCCCCATGGGTATCGGTGCGCTCTACGCCCGAGCTGCGCTGCTGGAGGCGATGCCGCCCTGGCAGGGCGGCGGCGAGATGATCTCGCGGGTCTCCTTCGACCGCGGCACCGAGTTTGCCGCTATTCCCCATCGTTTCGAGGCGGGCACCCCCGCGGTGGCCGAGGCGATCGCGCTGAACGCCGCGCTCGACTGGGTCGACGGTATTGGTATCGAGCGCCTGGCGGCCTGGGAGCAGTGGCTGCTCGCACACGCCACACAAAAGCTCGAAAACATCGATGGGCTGCGGATCATCGGGACTGCGCCGGACAAGGCGAGCGTGATCTCGTTCGTCGTCGACGGCGCCCACGCTCAGGATATCGGGCTGCTGATCGATCAGCTGGGCGTAGCGATCCGCACCGGTCACCACTGCGCCCAGCCGCTGCTCCAGCATTTCGGGGTCGAGGCGACCTGCCGCGCCTCGCTGGCGGTGTACAACACGCCGGAGGAGGTCGATGCCTTCGTCGAGGCGCTCGAGCGGGTGCTGGGGATGTTGCGCTGA